A part of Aegilops tauschii subsp. strangulata cultivar AL8/78 chromosome 2, Aet v6.0, whole genome shotgun sequence genomic DNA contains:
- the LOC141040851 gene encoding uncharacterized protein — protein MPSRYDVALWRLGLACSRLNSPKIESRANAELVGSSMIIESSPSKLASRIVVEEQDNIRESGEEAMAAFARAHLEYVQVEMEFYWKTDVEQSKRKNDSEAGPSSSETKKKKNA, from the coding sequence ATGCCCTCGCGCTACGACGTCGCCTTGTGGAGGCTTGGCCTCGCGTGCTCCAGGCTTAATTCCCCGAAGATTGAGTCTCGGGCGAATGCGGAACTTGTCGGGTCATCGATGATAATCGAGTCCAGCCCGAGCAAGTTGGCTTCCCGCATTGTTGTCGAGGAGCAGGACAACATTAGAGAGAGCGGCGAGGAGGCGATGGCAGCCTTTGCTAGGGCACATCTGGAGTATGTGCAGGTAGAGATGGAGTTCTACTGGAAGACGGACGTCGAGCAGTCGAAGCGCAAGAACGATTCCGAGGCAGGGCCTTCGTCATCAGAgacgaagaaaaagaagaatgcATGA
- the LOC109743058 gene encoding mavicyanin, with translation MAALRRGWAVALAALVAAAMCAGMASAAVYEVGDKLGWTIMGSPDYGAWAASKKFSLGDTLVFTYNKQFHNVIAVSKADYKNCNVTKPTATWATGKDSVVLNTTGHHYFLCGFPGHCAIGQKVDVRVLSSAAPSTAPAMAPAPAAAGGGSAGRAGAAPSPHANAASAVSSSFAVTVAASVLSVAAAGLNLL, from the exons ATGGCCGCGCTGAGGAGAGGTTGGGCCGTGGCCTTggcggcgctggtggcggcggcgatgtGTGCCGGGATGGCGTCGGCGGCCGTGTACGAGGTGGGCGACAAGCTCGGGTGGACCATCATGGGCAGCCCCGACTACGGCGCCTGGGCCGCCTCCAAGAAGTTCAGCCTCGGCGACACCCTTG TGTTCACCTACAACAAGCAGTTCCACAACGTGATCGCGGTGAGCAAGGCGGACTACAAGAACTGCAACGTGACTAAGCCGACGGCCACCTGGGCCACGGGCAAGGACTCCGTCGTCCTCAACACCACCGGCCACCACTACTTCCTCTGCGGCTTCCCGGGCCACTGCGCCATCGGGCAGAAGGTCGACGTCCGCGTGCTCTCCTCTGCTGCCCCTTCCACCGCCCCCGCCATGGCGCCCGCCCCGGCAGCCGCGGGAGGCGGCTCAGCCGGCCGCGCCGGCGCCGCGCCCTCGCCGCACGCCAACGCCGCGTCGGCCGTCAGTAGCTCCTTCGCCGTGACGGTCGCCGCGTCCGTGCTGTCCGTGGCCGCTGCCGGACTAAACCTGCTGTAG